The DNA region GAATGCGGAGGCGATGACGTCGCCCACGACCTGCTCGGCGAGGGCCGATGAATCGACCACCAGCGCGTTCTGTCCGCCCGTCTCCGCGATCAGCGGAATCGGCAGGCCGTCGGGCGCGAGACGATCGGCGAGCTGGCGCTGGATGAGACGCGCGACCTCGGTCGAGCCGGTGAACATCACGCCTCGCACCCGCGGATCGCCGACCAGCGCGGCGCCGACCTCCCCGCCGCCGGGCAAGAACTGGAGGGCGTCCGCGGGGATGCCTGACTCGCGCAGCATGCGGACCGCCTCCGCAGCGATCAGAGGCGTCTCTTCCGCGGGCTTGGCGAGCACGGGGTTCCCGGCAGCGAGCGCCGCCGCCACTTGGCCCGTGAAGATGGCGAGCGGAAAATTCCAGGGACTGATGCAGACGATCGGGCCGACGGGCTTGCTGCTGCTCCCTGCGAGGCTGCGCGTGGCCTCGTGCGCGTAGTAGCGCAGGAAATCCACGGCCTCGCGGATTTCCGCGATGGCGTTCTGGAACGACTTCCCGGCTTCCCGCACGATCAGCCCGATAAGGACCGGCATACGAGCCTCCAGCCGATCCGCGACACGTGACAGGGAGGCTGCGCGGTCGGCGGCAGAGACCGCGGCAAAGGACAATGCGGCAGCGCTCGCGAAAGCAAAAGCGTCGGCTATGTCTTGCGGCGACGCATCGGCCGTCTCGCCGACAATGTCTCGCCGGTCGGCCGGATTGAGCACTGGGCGGGACGCGCCGCTCCCCATTCCATGGCCGATGAGCGGCATGGCACGCCAAGCCGTATCGCGGCTTGTCCGCAGCGCGGCGGCGAGCATTTGGAGTTGCTGCTCGTTCGAAAGATCGAGGCCGAGAGAGTTCGGGCGCGCGCTTCCGAAGAGTTCGCGGGGCTGCACGATCTTCGGATGCGGGGCGCCGACCGGCTCGATCTTGCTCGTCACCAGCACAGGGTCGGCGATCAGATCGTCAACTGGCACGGCCGCATCGGCGATGCGATTGACGAATGACGAATTGGCGCCGTTCTCGAGCAGGCGGCGCACCAGATAGGCGAGCAGCGTCTCATGCGTGCCGACCGGCGCGTAGATGCGGCAAGGGCGGTCGAGCTTGGTTGCCCCGACGACCTCCTCGTAAAGAGGCTCGCCCATTCCGTGCAGGCACTGGAACTCGTATTGGCCGCGATAGAAATTATTGCCGGCCATGGTCATGACGGCGGCGAGCGTCTGCGCATTGTGAGTGGCGAATTGCGGAAAGATCGCATCCGGTGCGGCCAGCAGCTTCCTGGCGCAGGCGAGATAGGAAACGTCGGTGTGAACCTTGCGGGTGAAGACCGGATAGCCATCGAGGCCATCGACTTGAGCGCGCTTGATCTCACTGTCCCAATAGGCGCCCTTGACGAGCCTGATCATCAGCCTGCGCCGCGAACGGCGGGCGAGATCGATCAAGAAGTCGATCACGAAGGGGCAGCGTTTCTGATAGGCCTGGATGACGAAGCCGACGCCGTTCCAGCCCGCAAGCTCCGGATCGAAACAGAGCGCCTCCAGGAGGTCGAGGGAGAGCTCGAGCCGGTCGGCCTCTTCGGCGTCGATGTTGAGGCCGATGTCGTAGCCGCGCGCGAGATGCGCTAGATGCTTCAGCCTCGGCAATAATTCCGAGACCACTCGCTCGAGCTTAGCGCGGCTGTAGCGCGGGTGGAGAGCGGACAGCTTGATCGAGATGCCGGGTCCCTCATAGATGCCGCGCCCGGCCGAGGCCTTGCCGATCGCGTGGATCGCTGCCTCGTATTCGCCGAGATAGCGCGCCGCATCCTGCGCCGTCGTCGCCGCCTCGCCCAGCATGTCGTATGAATAGCGGAAGCCCCTCGCTTCCATCTTGCGGCTATTCGCCAGCGCCTCGGCGATCGTCTGGCCCGTGACGAATTGCTGGCCCATCATGCGCATGGCGAGGTCGACGCCCTTGCGGATCAAGGGCTCGCCACCGAGCCCGATGAGCCGCGTCAAAGCCGATGAAAGGGTCGTCTCGCTGCTCGTCGCGACGAGCTTGCCGGTCACGACGAGCCCCCATGTAGCGGCGTTGACGAACATCGATTGGCTGTGGCCGATATGGGCCCGCCAATCACCGAGAGAGATCTTGTCGCGGATCAAGGCGTCGCGAGTGGCGTCATCGGGAATGCGCAGCAGTGCCTCCGCGAGGCACATCAGGGCGACGCCCTCCTGGCTCGAGAGAGAATATTCGTGGATGAGACCTTCGACGCCGCCGGCGCGCCGTTTCTTGCGCAGCGTGAGCACGAGTTGGCGCGCGACCGCCGCTGTACGCTCGGCACCGGCCGCCGGCAAAGCGGCTGCCGCGAGCAACGGCGGCACGCAATCCGGCTCGGCGCGGCGATAGGCGGATGTGATGGCCGCCCTGAGCGGGCTCTGCGCCGTGATGGCAGCCTCGAACACCTCGAACGGGCGAGGGCCGTTACGTGATTCGCCCATTTGGCGACGTCTCCCTATGGCGAGCCGTGACCGTGCGAACCCATCCGCGCGGTCATGCGCGGAGAGGTCGGTGTCCCGATTGCCCGTTGCCCCGATTCATCTCTTGGCGGTGGCCGCGCGCTCCAGCGCGCGCGCATAGCGCGTCAGTGGAAAGCAGAGACAGAAATAGATCAAGGCGCCGAACCCGTAGACGGTAAAGGGCCTGAAGGTCGCATTGTTGATGGCGTTCGAGGCTCGCAGCAACTCGTCGAAGCCGATGATCGAGGTGAGCGCCGTGCTCTTCACCAGCTGCACCAGGAAACCCACGGTTGGTGCGCGCGTGATGTGAAAGGCCTGCGGCAGCACAACGAGCCGCATCTGGGAAATGTAATGCAGGCCGAGAGACGCCGCGCCCTCCCATTGGCCGCGCGGCACTGCCTCGACGCCGCCGCGCCAGATCTCCGCGAGAAAGGCGCTGGCGCACAGCGTCAGCCCGACGACGGCCGCCGACCAGGCCTCGATGCGAAAGCCGAGGAGCGGCAGGCCGAAGAACACCAGGAAGAGCTGCATCAGGAGCGGCGTGCCCTGGAAAGCGGCGATGTAGAGCTCGGCCGGGCGTCTCAGCCAAGGGCGGTTGGCGACCCGCAACAGCAGAACGCCTAGACCCGCGATGCCGCCGGTCGCGAAGGCGACGAGCGACAACAATATCGTCCAGCGAGCCGCCAAGAGCAGATTGCGCAGAATGTCCCAGAGGGTGAACTCCATTAGCGTATTCCCGCCGGGAGGAAGCGCCTGTCGCCGGCATCCATGAGCCGACGCAGGGCGACGCTCAAGGCCAGATAGACCATCGTCACCACGAGATAGGTCTCGAAGGAGCGGAAGGTTTTTGCTTGAAGAAGATCGGCCTCATAGGTCAGCTCGCGCACCGATATCTGCGACACCACTGCCGACTCCAGCATAGTGATCACGATCTGGCTCGTCAGGGCAGGAAAGATAACCTTGAGGGCCTGCGGCAGCACGATTTTCACGAAGATCTGCCGAGGCCGAAGCCCGAGCGCGAGGCCAGCCTCGCGCTGGCCCCTCGCTACCGCATCGAGGCCGGCGCCGACAATCTCGATGCCATAGGCGGCAAGATTGATCGTCATGGCGAGAATAGCCGAGACGACCGGATTGAGGCGCAGGCCGAGACTCGGCAGGCCGAAATAGATGAAGAAGAGCTGCGC from Rhizobiales bacterium GAS188 includes:
- a CDS encoding L-proline dehydrogenase /delta-1-pyrroline-5-carboxylate dehydrogenase, which codes for MGESRNGPRPFEVFEAAITAQSPLRAAITSAYRRAEPDCVPPLLAAAALPAAGAERTAAVARQLVLTLRKKRRAGGVEGLIHEYSLSSQEGVALMCLAEALLRIPDDATRDALIRDKISLGDWRAHIGHSQSMFVNAATWGLVVTGKLVATSSETTLSSALTRLIGLGGEPLIRKGVDLAMRMMGQQFVTGQTIAEALANSRKMEARGFRYSYDMLGEAATTAQDAARYLGEYEAAIHAIGKASAGRGIYEGPGISIKLSALHPRYSRAKLERVVSELLPRLKHLAHLARGYDIGLNIDAEEADRLELSLDLLEALCFDPELAGWNGVGFVIQAYQKRCPFVIDFLIDLARRSRRRLMIRLVKGAYWDSEIKRAQVDGLDGYPVFTRKVHTDVSYLACARKLLAAPDAIFPQFATHNAQTLAAVMTMAGNNFYRGQYEFQCLHGMGEPLYEEVVGATKLDRPCRIYAPVGTHETLLAYLVRRLLENGANSSFVNRIADAAVPVDDLIADPVLVTSKIEPVGAPHPKIVQPRELFGSARPNSLGLDLSNEQQLQMLAAALRTSRDTAWRAMPLIGHGMGSGASRPVLNPADRRDIVGETADASPQDIADAFAFASAAALSFAAVSAADRAASLSRVADRLEARMPVLIGLIVREAGKSFQNAIAEIREAVDFLRYYAHEATRSLAGSSSKPVGPIVCISPWNFPLAIFTGQVAAALAAGNPVLAKPAEETPLIAAEAVRMLRESGIPADALQFLPGGGEVGAALVGDPRVRGVMFTGSTEVARLIQRQLADRLAPDGLPIPLIAETGGQNALVVDSSALAEQVVGDVIASAFDSAGQRCSALRILCLQEDIADRTLDMLKGAVAELEIGNPDRLSVDVGPVITAQAREGILAHVDAMRKRGHRVDATPLPPAAEHGTFVAPTLIEIARIGDVEREVFGPVLHVLRFRREKLDRLVDDINATGYGLTFGLHSRIDETIARVTDRIRAGNIYVNRNTIGAVVGVQPFGGSGLSGTGPKAGGPLYLRRLLGTPQGTAFSHLAETSPEPAPARNFVLWLQRKDAIAEAEISGAHLANSALGTKIELDGPVGERNLYTLRPRGRIVALARSPHGLFCQMAALFATGNEIVVERDNPAQALLNDLPADLAAQVSIVSDWREAKGINGLLFEGDEEAFRLVNQEIAKRPGPILPVQRALPPPDLKQASGGYCLDWLMEERSISINTAAAGGNASLMAIG
- a CDS encoding amino acid ABC transporter membrane protein 2, PAAT family — protein: MEFTLWDILRNLLLAARWTILLSLVAFATGGIAGLGVLLLRVANRPWLRRPAELYIAAFQGTPLLMQLFLVFFGLPLLGFRIEAWSAAVVGLTLCASAFLAEIWRGGVEAVPRGQWEGAASLGLHYISQMRLVVLPQAFHITRAPTVGFLVQLVKSTALTSIIGFDELLRASNAINNATFRPFTVYGFGALIYFCLCFPLTRYARALERAATAKR
- a CDS encoding amino acid ABC transporter membrane protein 1, PAAT family, with amino-acid sequence MAYSLDFSWLADAVSLILNGALMTILLVVVSASLGTLISILGAAGRRSRYAPLRCAVTSYVELIRNTPFLAQLFFIYFGLPSLGLRLNPVVSAILAMTINLAAYGIEIVGAGLDAVARGQREAGLALGLRPRQIFVKIVLPQALKVIFPALTSQIVITMLESAVVSQISVRELTYEADLLQAKTFRSFETYLVVTMVYLALSVALRRLMDAGDRRFLPAGIR